From a region of the Thermosipho melanesiensis BI429 genome:
- a CDS encoding metal ABC transporter substrate-binding protein, which produces MKKLIVFVLMISTVMLSYVVVTINPYYLLTKEILDGVDEIKLLLPPNINPHIYSLKVSDVKLISNAKLVIANGDLEPNLKKFDNVIYIRNFIPDIFVEFKNPHFWLEPYFVKFYIVPYLSEHLYNIYKEKKIIDNAKRLIKEIDEFLRHANTTLKINGTILVHHPSFYYFFKEFGIKIKWLEEGHNVSTSVKKIINTIKGEKLVAIFSEKQQSQSKISIISKELKIPYFTLDPLGVNAKKFLDIYYNNLEVIKKALSNE; this is translated from the coding sequence GTGAAGAAATTAATAGTTTTCGTTCTTATGATTTCAACTGTTATGCTTTCTTATGTGGTCGTAACTATTAACCCTTACTACTTATTAACTAAAGAAATTTTAGATGGGGTAGATGAAATAAAACTTTTACTTCCTCCTAATATAAATCCGCATATTTATTCTTTAAAAGTTAGTGATGTAAAACTCATTTCAAATGCAAAACTTGTAATTGCAAATGGTGATCTAGAACCTAATTTGAAAAAATTTGACAATGTTATTTATATAAGAAATTTTATTCCTGATATCTTCGTCGAGTTTAAAAATCCTCATTTTTGGCTCGAACCATATTTTGTAAAATTTTATATTGTTCCATACCTTTCTGAACATTTATATAATATATATAAAGAAAAAAAGATAATCGATAATGCAAAAAGGCTTATTAAAGAAATTGACGAATTTTTACGACATGCAAATACAACACTAAAAATAAATGGTACAATCCTTGTGCATCATCCGAGTTTTTACTATTTTTTCAAAGAATTTGGAATAAAAATAAAATGGCTGGAAGAAGGGCATAACGTATCCACAAGTGTTAAAAAAATTATAAATACCATTAAGGGAGAAAAGTTAGTTGCAATTTTTAGTGAAAAACAGCAGTCACAAAGTAAAATAAGTATAATTTCAAAAGAGCTAAAAATACCTTATTTCACATTGGATCCTTTGGGAGTTAACGCAAAAAAATTCTTGGATATTTACTACAATAATCTTGAAGTTATAAAGAAGGCGTTAAGTAATGAGTAA
- a CDS encoding metal ABC transporter ATP-binding protein, translating to MSKVVISVSNLSYKINEKWILKNITFEVKRGDFVGIVGPNGAGKSTLIKILVGEIKNFEGHVKLYGKIGYIPQFQTINREVPINSLQFIKMGAYKRKVKESYIKKLLNDVGLAGKEKQLIGTMSGGELQRLSLARALLYEPDILILDEPEAGVDQMGKARFYDLLYEFQKKLNLTILMVSHDIGMIFEKCNTIMCLNKTLHCHGPSKDVRPEEINTLFPDFDIWLRSKNHYERKHKHGDF from the coding sequence ATGAGTAAAGTTGTTATTTCAGTGAGTAATTTAAGTTACAAAATCAACGAGAAATGGATCTTAAAAAACATTACTTTTGAGGTAAAACGTGGAGATTTTGTTGGAATTGTAGGACCAAATGGTGCGGGGAAATCAACTCTCATAAAGATTTTGGTTGGTGAAATAAAAAATTTTGAAGGACATGTAAAACTATATGGAAAAATAGGGTACATACCACAATTTCAAACAATCAATAGAGAGGTCCCAATAAATTCATTACAATTTATCAAAATGGGTGCATACAAAAGAAAAGTTAAAGAAAGCTATATAAAAAAATTACTTAACGATGTGGGGTTAGCAGGGAAAGAAAAACAACTTATTGGTACAATGTCCGGAGGAGAACTACAGAGACTATCGCTTGCTCGTGCACTTTTGTATGAACCAGATATATTGATTTTAGATGAACCTGAAGCAGGTGTCGACCAAATGGGAAAAGCTAGATTTTATGATTTACTCTATGAATTTCAAAAGAAATTAAATTTAACAATACTAATGGTTTCACACGACATTGGTATGATTTTTGAAAAATGTAATACAATTATGTGTCTTAATAAAACACTTCACTGCCACGGTCCTTCAAAAGATGTAAGACCAGAAGAAATAAATACTCTGTTCCCCGATTTTGATATTTGGCTACGTTCAAAAAATCATTACGAAAGGAAGCATAAACATGGAGATTTTTGA
- a CDS encoding metal ABC transporter permease, with protein sequence MEIFELEFLRIALIATIFAAISSAIISPVVVFKKMEFIGDGTAHAAFAGLAFAFLFGIDYRLIAILTALLFSFLISYFTNKRNIHENSAIGMLLPVFMSIGVILLSKSNTYAQDISSYLFGDILLVNYIDIYFLIFVILSEILLFFIFRKEILYFLADEKMANFYGVKTNLLRIILLGIISITVVSVVKISGVILLGALLIVPGLVAKKFSKSYKSVYFISISFNVIVSFIGFYIAYIFDIAPGPSIVIVSFTTFLILSSIN encoded by the coding sequence ATGGAGATTTTTGAATTAGAATTTTTGAGAATTGCATTAATTGCTACAATATTTGCTGCCATTTCATCTGCTATTATTTCACCAGTTGTTGTTTTTAAAAAGATGGAATTTATAGGCGATGGCACCGCACACGCAGCATTTGCAGGGCTTGCTTTTGCTTTCTTGTTTGGGATAGATTATAGACTAATAGCAATTCTAACTGCTTTGCTATTTTCTTTTCTCATAAGCTATTTTACAAACAAAAGAAATATTCATGAAAACAGTGCAATTGGTATGTTACTCCCTGTATTTATGTCAATTGGAGTAATTCTTTTGTCAAAGAGTAATACTTATGCACAAGACATATCCAGCTATTTGTTTGGAGATATCTTACTTGTAAATTACATAGACATTTACTTTTTAATATTTGTAATATTGTCTGAAATTTTACTTTTCTTCATCTTTAGAAAAGAGATATTATATTTTCTTGCTGATGAAAAAATGGCAAATTTTTATGGAGTAAAAACAAATCTCTTAAGAATAATACTCTTAGGAATTATTTCTATAACAGTGGTTAGTGTAGTAAAAATTTCTGGTGTAATACTTTTAGGTGCACTTTTAATTGTTCCAGGACTTGTGGCAAAAAAATTTTCAAAATCATATAAGTCCGTCTATTTTATTTCCATCTCATTCAATGTTATTGTATCATTCATTGGTTTTTATATAGCCTACATATTTGATATAGCCCCTGGCCCTTCAATTGTAATTGTTTCTTTTACCACATTTCTAATTCTCTCTTCAATTAATTAA
- a CDS encoding bifunctional riboflavin kinase/FAD synthetase — translation MIFLRVVTVGVFDGVHIGHVEILSRLKRLAEEFNSTSEIYTIVFPMEYYKGHFDGLLIPLEDRITLLEVYGEVFPLELNEIKDIDASKFFEIISKDTKGIVVGKDFRFGKNAKGDISLLEKLCKKKNIKLEVVNDLTENGKRVSSTLIRKLIKEGNIKLANKLLGRAYPVYGKVYKDKQLGRKLGFPTANIRRHKELVIPKFGVYLSKVYTPKLYFGLVNIGLRPTVEKTKNVKYEVYIFDFNENIYGKEIRVELLEFLRAEEKFKNINDLINRMKEDEKLAKKILEEKYAS, via the coding sequence GTGATTTTTTTGAGAGTTGTAACTGTTGGCGTATTTGATGGCGTACACATTGGACACGTAGAAATATTAAGTAGATTAAAAAGACTTGCCGAAGAGTTCAATTCAACGTCTGAAATATACACGATTGTTTTTCCAATGGAATATTACAAAGGACACTTTGATGGTCTATTGATCCCACTTGAAGATAGAATAACCTTACTTGAAGTATATGGGGAAGTATTTCCACTTGAACTTAATGAAATTAAAGATATAGATGCAAGTAAATTTTTTGAAATAATTTCAAAAGACACAAAGGGAATTGTTGTAGGAAAGGATTTCAGATTTGGAAAAAACGCAAAGGGAGATATTTCCCTTTTAGAGAAACTCTGCAAAAAGAAAAATATAAAATTGGAAGTTGTAAATGACTTGACGGAAAATGGAAAAAGAGTTAGCAGCACCTTAATTAGAAAACTAATAAAAGAGGGAAATATAAAATTGGCAAATAAACTCTTGGGAAGAGCATATCCCGTTTATGGAAAAGTATATAAAGACAAACAACTAGGAAGAAAGCTGGGGTTCCCAACGGCTAATATTAGAAGACATAAGGAATTAGTCATTCCAAAATTTGGTGTATACCTTTCAAAGGTCTACACCCCTAAATTATATTTTGGCCTTGTAAATATAGGCTTAAGACCAACTGTTGAAAAAACAAAAAATGTAAAATATGAAGTTTATATCTTTGATTTTAATGAAAACATATACGGAAAAGAAATTAGAGTAGAACTACTTGAATTTTTGCGAGCAGAAGAAAAATTTAAAAACATAAATGATTTAATCAATAGGATGAAAGAAGATGAAAAATTGGCAAAAAAAATACTGGAGGAAAAGTATGCATCTTGA
- the nth gene encoding endonuclease III gives MHLEEVAKRIIKNFPRNHKEKDPFKVLITTVLSQRSKDENTEIAANRLFEKYPTPQTLLKAKEEDLYELIKPAGLYRQKAKRIIEISKIIVNKFSGKVPDTLEELLTLPGVGRKTANIVLYVSFSKPALAVDTHVHRISNRLGWCKTKNPNETEFALMKLLPKDLWGPINGSMVKFGKNVCLPRNPKCDICPIYDYCKWEGKK, from the coding sequence ATGCATCTTGAAGAGGTGGCAAAAAGAATTATAAAAAACTTTCCAAGAAACCATAAAGAAAAAGATCCGTTTAAAGTTCTAATAACAACGGTTTTAAGCCAAAGAAGCAAAGATGAAAATACTGAAATCGCTGCAAATAGGTTATTCGAAAAATATCCCACACCTCAAACACTTCTGAAAGCAAAAGAAGAAGATTTATATGAACTAATTAAACCTGCGGGATTGTACAGACAAAAGGCAAAAAGAATAATAGAAATTTCCAAGATTATTGTAAATAAATTTTCTGGAAAAGTTCCAGATACTCTAGAAGAACTTTTAACCTTACCTGGTGTTGGACGAAAGACCGCAAATATTGTATTGTATGTTTCATTCTCAAAACCTGCTTTAGCCGTTGATACTCATGTTCATAGGATATCTAATAGATTGGGGTGGTGTAAAACAAAAAATCCAAACGAAACGGAATTTGCACTTATGAAACTTCTTCCCAAAGACCTTTGGGGCCCCATTAATGGTTCTATGGTTAAATTTGGGAAAAATGTTTGTCTTCCAAGAAATCCAAAGTGCGATATTTGCCCAATCTATGATTACTGTAAATGGGAGGGTAAGAAATGA
- a CDS encoding DegT/DnrJ/EryC1/StrS family aminotransferase, whose protein sequence is MIPLFDITRQYKMIKDEVLKAIDRVLSSGRVILGPEVEKLESNIANLVGVKYGVGVANGSDALVIALRALGIKKGNKVITTSYTFFATASSIVRNNAIPIFVDVDKDTYNIDLNQVEDILKKEKIFGLIPVHLFGQTVDLEGLNFLKEKYGIKILEDCAQSIGSEGVVKGKIKKSGSIGDAAIFSFFPTKNLGAYGDGGLIVTNDKKVYEKSKMLRTHGAKKKYYHEEVGYNSRLDEIHAAILNIKLKYLDTWTENRINIAKKYAEEFKNRKMPLKYPYPKDKFHVFHQYVVEFEKEDDRNKVRTYLSEKGIGTSIYYPVPLHLQKCFKDFGYKKGNFPISEKLSKTTLALPIFPELRFDEVETIVSKIEEALRR, encoded by the coding sequence ATGATACCGCTTTTCGATATTACAAGACAATACAAAATGATAAAAGATGAAGTGCTTAAAGCAATAGATAGGGTTCTATCCAGTGGAAGGGTAATCTTAGGTCCTGAGGTTGAAAAATTAGAAAGTAACATAGCAAATCTTGTGGGAGTAAAATACGGTGTAGGTGTTGCAAATGGAAGTGATGCTCTTGTAATTGCACTTAGAGCACTGGGAATAAAAAAAGGCAATAAAGTAATTACCACATCATATACATTCTTTGCCACTGCATCTTCAATTGTAAGAAACAACGCAATTCCTATTTTTGTAGACGTTGATAAAGATACTTATAACATTGATTTAAATCAAGTAGAAGATATATTAAAAAAGGAAAAGATATTTGGATTGATTCCTGTACACCTTTTTGGACAGACCGTTGATTTAGAGGGGTTAAACTTTTTAAAAGAAAAATACGGAATAAAGATTTTAGAAGATTGCGCACAATCAATTGGCTCTGAAGGAGTTGTTAAAGGAAAGATAAAAAAGAGTGGGAGCATAGGAGATGCCGCAATTTTTTCATTCTTTCCCACAAAAAATTTAGGCGCATATGGCGATGGTGGATTAATAGTAACAAATGACAAAAAAGTATACGAAAAATCTAAAATGTTAAGAACACATGGTGCAAAGAAAAAATATTACCATGAAGAAGTGGGATACAATTCAAGATTGGACGAAATACATGCCGCAATATTAAATATAAAATTAAAATATCTTGACACGTGGACAGAAAATAGAATAAACATTGCAAAAAAATATGCAGAAGAGTTTAAAAACAGAAAAATGCCATTAAAATATCCTTATCCCAAAGACAAATTCCATGTATTCCATCAATACGTTGTGGAATTTGAAAAGGAAGACGATAGAAACAAAGTAAGAACTTATTTATCAGAAAAGGGTATAGGAACAAGCATATATTATCCTGTACCTCTTCATCTTCAAAAGTGTTTCAAAGATTTTGGATACAAAAAAGGAAATTTTCCAATTTCTGAAAAACTTTCAAAAACAACTCTTGCATTACCAATATTCCCAGAACTTCGCTTTGATGAAGTTGAAACAATAGTAAGTAAAATAGAAGAAGCTTTGAGGAGGTAG